Within the Streptomyces sp. YIM 121038 genome, the region GTCCGTGACGGGGGACGTCTCGTCGATGTCGCCCGGCGACTCGGCACGGTTGCGCAGGTCCCAAGGCAGGAAGAGCAGATACGTGGCCGCCGCCAGGCCCGCGCCGAGCAGCCGGACCATCCCCCGCTCAAGGAGGGGGCGGGCGCGCAAGGGGCTCAGTGCGTTCATGTGTACGACGATGGCGCGCGGGTGGTGGGGCCCGCCTGAGTACTCGTACTCAATTGCCTTGCTTGGGAGCACAGTTCCCCCCCCCGCCGCCTGACGCCCACTCCACCAGAGACCACTGGAGGCCACCGGAGACCCGCCGGAGACCACCGGGGGGCCCACCGGAGACCACCGGGGCCCGCCAGAGACCACCAGAGCCCCGCCGGAGGCCACTGCGCCTCGCCGGAGCCCACCGCCATCACCCCACGAACAACCGCGAAACCGAGTAGATCGCCAGGCCCGCCAGTGAGCCCACCACCGTGCCGTTGATGCGGATGAACTGGAGGTCGCGGCCGATGTGGGCCTCGATCTTCTTCGAGGTGTGGTCCGCGTCCCAGCCCGCGACCGTGTCGGTGATCAGCGACGTGATCTCGTCGCGGTACGTCGTCACGACGTACACCGCCGCGCCCTCGACCCAGCCGTCGACCTTCTGCTGGAGGCGGGCGTCACCGGCCATGCGCGCGCCGAGCGAGAGGAGGGCCGCCCGCACCCGGAGCCGCAGCTCGCTGCGCTCGTCCTCGGCGGCGGCCACGATCATCTGGCGGACCGCCGACCAGGCGGAGGCGATCAGGTCCTGCACCTCGCCGCGGGCGAGGACCTCGCGCTTGAGGTGCTCCACGCGCGCCCGGGTGTCCGAGTCGGACTGCAGATCGGCGGCGAAGTCGGTGAGGAAGCGGTCGAGGGCCCCGCGCGCGGGGTGCTCGGGCATGTCCCGCATCTCGGTGACGAAGCGGAGCAGCTCGCGGTAGACCCGCTCGCCGACCTTCTTGTCGACGAAGCGGGGGGTCCAGCCGGGGGCGCCGCCCTGCACCGCGTCCATGACCTGGTCCGCGTGCACGACCAGCCAGTCGTGGGCGCGGACGCACACCAGGTCGACGAACCGCCGGTGCCCGCCGTCCGCGACGACCTTCTCCAGCATCTTCCCCATGCCGGGCGCGATCTCCTGCGCGTCCGCGCGGCGCGTGATGGCCTCGCCGACGACGGCCTGAACGTCCGAGTCGCGCAGCACGGTCAGGGCGCCGCGCAGGGCCGTGGCCAGCTCGGCCGTCACCCGGTCGGCGTGCTCCGGCTCGGCCAGCCAGGCACCGAGGCGGCTGCCGATGCCCACGGCCCGCAGCCGCTGGCGTACGACCGTCCGGGAGAGGAAGTTCTCCCCCACGAAGTCACCCAGCGAGGCGCCCAACTGGTCCTTCTT harbors:
- a CDS encoding DUF445 domain-containing protein, whose amino-acid sequence is MNRIKGEEPLETGSGARRGAAASTGGPDAAGPVGAPDAPDAADPEDLAGTPGSGGSGFTYSAADEEKRRGVRRMKLTATGLLLFVAVVYVLAKWAQHEGAGAWAGYVAAAAEAGMVGALADWFAVTALFRHPLGIPIPHTAIIPKKKDQLGASLGDFVGENFLSRTVVRQRLRAVGIGSRLGAWLAEPEHADRVTAELATALRGALTVLRDSDVQAVVGEAITRRADAQEIAPGMGKMLEKVVADGGHRRFVDLVCVRAHDWLVVHADQVMDAVQGGAPGWTPRFVDKKVGERVYRELLRFVTEMRDMPEHPARGALDRFLTDFAADLQSDSDTRARVEHLKREVLARGEVQDLIASAWSAVRQMIVAAAEDERSELRLRVRAALLSLGARMAGDARLQQKVDGWVEGAAVYVVTTYRDEITSLITDTVAGWDADHTSKKIEAHIGRDLQFIRINGTVVGSLAGLAIYSVSRLFVG